One genomic segment of Erythrolamprus reginae isolate rEryReg1 chromosome 2, rEryReg1.hap1, whole genome shotgun sequence includes these proteins:
- the LOC139158387 gene encoding olfactory receptor 2G3-like gives MNKELSWGNQSYQGEFILLGMSDRPRLEMSLFALVLVCYLMVLLGNTTIIVVSRLDPGLHTPMYFFLSNLSFLDLCFTTSLGPHMLVNFWRKSKTISYGACVVELYISLALGATECTLLAVMAYDRYAAVCHPLHYTTIMTHFLCFTMAAVCWISGFSISLVHIVIILRLPLCERNQIDHFFCELPAFVKLACVDTTLNEIVILSISAVYVLIPVSLIMVSYGYIVAAVLRIRSAEGRKKAFNTCLSHLMVVWLFYGTAFFSYVLPRSTSSADEVKLTSLFYTFVNTMLNPLIYTLRNKEVHKALRRLMKKS, from the coding sequence ATGAACAAGGAACTCTCATGGGGAAACCAAAGCTACCAAGGAGAATTCATCTTACTGGGAATGTCTGACCGGCCACGGTTGGAGATGTCACTCTTTGCCCTTGTTCTTGTCTGCTATTTGATGGTACTCTTGGGCAACACAACCATCATTGTGGTATCAAGACTAGATCCAGGCCTCCACACCCCCATGTATTTCTTCCTCAGCAATCTTTCCTTCCTCGACCTCTGCTTCACCACCAGCCTTGGGCCTCACATGCTGGTAAATTTCTGGAGAAAAAGCAAGACTATCTCCTATGGTGCCTGTGTGGTTGAGCTGTACATCTCCCTTGCTCTGGGTGCCACGGAGTGTACTTTGCTAGCTGTCATGGCCTATGATCGCTATGCCGCCGTCTGTCATCCACTGCACTACACTACCATTATGACCCATTTTCTGTGTTTCACAATGGCAGCTGTTTGCTGGATAAGTGGCTTCAGCATCTCACTGGTTCATATTGTGATAATTCTTAGGCTTCCACTGTGTGAGCGAAACCAGATAGATCATTTCTTTTGTGAGCTCCCTGCCTTTGTTAAATTGGCTTGCGTTGACACTACATTGAATGAAATTGTGATACTTTCTATTAGCGCGGTGTATGTTCTAATCCCAGTCAGTCTCATTATGGTCTCTTATGGCTATATAGTAGCTGCTGTGCTGAGGATCCGTTCAGCTGAGGGCAGGAAGAAGGCCTTTAACACTTGTTTGTCCCACTTGATGGTGgtctggctcttctatggcaCAGCCTTTTTCAGTTATGTTCTGCCTCGCTCCACCTCTTCCGCTGATGAAGTCAAGCTAACGTCTCTTTTCTATACCTTTGTGAACACCATGCTTAACCCACTGATCTACACTCTGAGGAACAAAGAAGTGCATAAGGCTCTCCGAAGACTAATGAAGAAGAGCTAA
- the LOC139158388 gene encoding olfactory receptor 2G3-like, producing the protein MNRELSWENQSFQGEFILLGVADRPRLEKLLFALVLFCYLMVLLGNTTIIVISRLDPGLHTPMYFFLSNLSFLDICFTTSLGPRMLVTFCRKSKTITYGSCVAELFIALGLGSTECTLLAVMAYDRYAAICHPLRYTIIMSHFLCFAMAAACWMSGFGLSLVHTVMIVKLPLCGQNQIDHFFCELPAFVKLACVDTTFNEKMIYSSAVVYLLIPASLIMVSYGYIAAAVMRIRSAEGRKKAFNTCSSHLMVVWLFYATAIFSYLQPRSSSSADEVKLTSLFYTFVNTMLNPLIYTLRNKDFHKALRRLTK; encoded by the coding sequence ATGAACAGGGAACTCTCATGGGAAAACCAAAGCTTCCAAGGAGAATTCATCTTACTGGGAGTGGCTGACCGGCCACGGTTGGAGAAGTTACTGTTTGCCCTTGTTCTTTTCTGCTACTTGATGGTACTCTTGGGCAACACAACCATCATTGTGATATCAAGACTAGATCCAGGCCTCCATACCCCCATGTATTTCTTCCTCAGTAAtctttccttccttgacatctgttTCACCACCAGCCTTGGGCCCCGCATGCTGGTGACCTTCTGTAGAAAAAGCAAGACTATCACCTATGGCAGCTGTGTGGCTGAGCTCTTCATCGCCCTTGGTCTGGGCTCCACAGAGTGTACTTTGCTAGCTGTCATGGCCTATGATCGCTATGCCGCCATCTGTCATCCATTGCGCTACACTATCATTATGAGCCATTTTCTGTGTTTCGCAATGGCTGCCGCCTGCTGGATGAGCGGCTTCGGCCTCTCACTTGTCCATACTGTGATGATTGTTAAGCTTCCACTGTGTGGGCAAAACCAGATAGATCATTTCTTTTGTGAGCTCCCTGCCTTTGTTAAATTGGCTTGTGTTGACACTACATTTAATGAAAAAATGATATATTCTAGTGCTGTGGTGTATCTCCTAATACCAGCTAGTCTCATCATGGTCTCTTATGGCTACATCGCAGCTGCGGTGATGAGGATCCGTTCAGCTGAGGGCAGGAAGAAGGCCTTCAACACTTGCTCCTCCCACTTGATGGTGGTCTGGCTCTTCTATGCCACAGCCATCTTCAGTTATCTGCAGCCTCGCTCCAGCTCTTCCGCTGATGAAGTCAAGCTAACGTCTCTTTTCTATACCTTTGTGAACACCATGCTTAACCCATTGATCTACACTCTGAGGAACAAAGACTTTCATAAGGCTCTCCGAAGACTAACTAAGTAA